One window from the genome of Candidatus Didemnitutus sp. encodes:
- a CDS encoding nucleotidyl transferase AbiEii/AbiGii toxin family protein, translated as MRNTPFFRQADLLVQVVPFVNAEACFALKGGTAINFFVRDFPRLSVDIDLVYLALEDRPTTLRGIDAALQRIATR; from the coding sequence ATGAGAAACACCCCGTTCTTCAGGCAGGCCGACCTGCTGGTGCAGGTCGTGCCCTTCGTTAACGCCGAGGCCTGCTTCGCGCTCAAGGGCGGCACGGCGATCAACTTCTTCGTGCGCGATTTCCCGCGTCTGTCCGTGGACATCGATCTGGTTTACCTGGCGCTTGAGGATCGGCCGACCACGTTGCGGGGGATCGACGCCGCGCTCCAACGCATCGCAACGCGGTAG